From a single Paenibacillus sp. FSL R5-0345 genomic region:
- a CDS encoding ABC transporter ATP-binding protein, producing the protein MLKFEKVGKKYPNGYEAVKNISFEIEAGEILVLIGPSGCGKTTTMKMINRLVPHTSGHIYIHGKDITKENPVTLRKNIGYVIQQAGLFPHYTIEDNVGLIPDLKGWDVNKKKERVLEMLRLVGLDPTLYAKRYPKQLSGGQQQRVGVARALAADPEIILMDEPFGALDPITREQLQDELLRMQQEVKKTIVFVTHDMDEALKLGDKIAILKDGEIVQLDTPYELLSRPANDFVESFIGKNRIYQNPEYIPVTEVMRDNPSTSLPGRTLGKALTFMRQRKMDTLLVGNEKGKLLGIVSAYDVTAKMEQSLTIEEIMTPPQVVLQDTATARDALSLITEAPYGIIPIVTAEGIIAGIVTRGSLLTAFAAQWGGVKEEEMSI; encoded by the coding sequence ATGCTGAAATTTGAAAAAGTAGGTAAGAAATACCCTAATGGTTATGAAGCAGTTAAGAACATTAGCTTTGAAATTGAAGCTGGAGAAATACTAGTGCTGATCGGTCCTAGTGGTTGCGGAAAGACAACAACGATGAAAATGATAAATCGTCTTGTTCCGCATACTTCAGGCCATATTTATATCCACGGCAAAGATATCACCAAGGAGAACCCTGTAACCCTCCGCAAGAACATCGGATATGTTATTCAACAAGCTGGTTTATTTCCGCACTACACCATAGAAGACAATGTAGGCCTGATTCCCGACCTAAAGGGGTGGGATGTTAATAAGAAAAAAGAACGGGTGCTAGAAATGCTCCGTCTAGTCGGACTGGATCCGACCCTATATGCCAAACGTTATCCGAAACAATTATCAGGTGGGCAGCAGCAACGTGTAGGAGTAGCCCGTGCATTGGCGGCTGATCCTGAGATTATATTGATGGATGAACCGTTTGGTGCTTTGGACCCTATTACCCGTGAGCAGCTGCAGGATGAACTGCTACGCATGCAACAAGAAGTAAAGAAGACCATTGTATTTGTAACGCATGATATGGATGAAGCACTGAAGCTTGGAGATAAGATCGCTATTCTTAAAGACGGTGAAATCGTTCAACTGGATACGCCATATGAGCTGCTCAGCCGGCCTGCTAATGATTTCGTAGAATCTTTTATCGGCAAAAACCGTATTTACCAAAACCCTGAGTATATCCCCGTAACAGAAGTTATGCGCGACAATCCATCTACATCGCTTCCAGGGCGGACGCTGGGCAAAGCTCTTACCTTTATGCGTCAACGCAAAATGGATACATTACTGGTTGGAAACGAGAAAGGTAAGCTGCTTGGCATAGTCTCCGCTTATGATGTTACCGCCAAAATGGAACAAAGCCTTACTATCGAAGAAATTATGACACCACCTCAAGTGGTGCTGCAGGATACAGCAACAGCAAGAGACGCATTATCATTGATTACGGAAGCTCCTTACGGCATTATTCCGATTGTAACCGCTGAGGGGATCATTGCCGGGATTGTTACAAGAGGCAGTCTTCTGACGGCGTTTGCCGCACAATGGGGAGGCGTGAAAGAGGAGGAAATGTCTATATGA
- a CDS encoding N-acetylmuramoyl-L-alanine amidase codes for MNKMIGVTLLAASLMGMAASQPAEAKTAASYTAQVYANSLNVRSEPAKNATVVGSIKNGAKVTVSDEHHGWLKVKTGNTSGWVAGYYLKKVNSSSQQSGASKSSNTSNASSTSTSPSGNTTKATVTADSLRIRSGPGTQYKMLGSLKAKDTVTLLLRQNDWARIRTASGDTGWVAAQYIRTGATQSITNTVSRTGNLRGKLIVVDPGHGGSDPGMLGTTYNTMEKDLNLHTALYLRDALLAKGARVEMTRTREDQKPTLARRVQMTEALHADAFVSIHYNSSPKKVSGTLTFFYSESDDLKLARAIESRLGHGIGLKSNGLSFGDYHILRENRIPATLVELGFLTNPTDESIVRKSSYQKKAAKAIAEGLADYFRN; via the coding sequence ATGAATAAAATGATAGGTGTCACATTACTTGCGGCAAGTCTTATGGGTATGGCAGCGTCACAGCCTGCTGAAGCTAAAACAGCAGCCAGTTATACCGCTCAGGTATACGCGAACTCTTTAAATGTACGCAGCGAGCCGGCTAAGAATGCAACTGTAGTAGGATCTATTAAGAACGGTGCCAAAGTAACTGTGTCCGATGAGCATCACGGTTGGTTAAAGGTGAAGACCGGAAACACCTCTGGTTGGGTAGCCGGCTATTACCTTAAAAAGGTGAACAGCAGCTCCCAGCAATCTGGCGCTTCTAAATCTTCCAACACCAGTAATGCTTCTTCCACCTCAACCAGCCCTTCGGGTAACACCACAAAGGCTACCGTAACGGCAGATTCATTGCGTATCCGAAGCGGTCCGGGAACACAATATAAGATGCTTGGTTCTTTAAAAGCCAAGGATACTGTTACCCTCCTCCTTCGTCAGAACGATTGGGCGCGGATTCGAACAGCTAGCGGTGACACCGGTTGGGTCGCAGCGCAATATATCCGTACCGGAGCAACGCAAAGCATCACAAACACCGTTTCGCGCACAGGAAATTTACGAGGAAAATTAATCGTCGTAGATCCCGGTCATGGCGGCAGTGATCCAGGAATGCTCGGCACTACATATAACACCATGGAAAAGGATTTGAATCTGCATACTGCCCTTTATCTCCGCGATGCCCTTTTAGCTAAAGGTGCACGGGTTGAGATGACACGTACCCGGGAGGACCAGAAGCCTACACTCGCTCGGCGAGTTCAAATGACTGAGGCTCTGCATGCTGATGCATTTGTAAGCATTCATTATAATTCCTCACCTAAAAAAGTGTCCGGAACACTGACCTTCTTTTACTCCGAGTCCGATGATCTGAAGCTGGCACGGGCGATAGAATCCCGGCTAGGCCATGGCATTGGTCTAAAGAGCAACGGGTTATCCTTTGGCGATTATCACATCCTGAGGGAGAATCGAATTCCAGCTACCTTAGTTGAACTCGGATTTCTTACCAATCCTACAGATGAGTCAATTGTCCGCAAATCCTCCTATCAGAAAAAAGCAGCCAAAGCCATCGCGGAAGGATTGGCAGACTACTTTAGAAACTAG
- a CDS encoding Nramp family divalent metal transporter has protein sequence MLEQTLVETPHIEQPHIKQHKNSISAQAVLNGETKGIRRLLPFLGPAFIAAVAYLDPGNFATNITAGSKYGYLLLWVIVASNLMAVLIQALSAKLGIATGKNLPEIAHDRFPKSVSIFLWIQSELVIIATDLAEFIGAALGLYLLFDIPMLPAAMITAVGSFAILELQRRGYRSLEAGIAAMILIVVLAFAFQVIVAKPDMGAVAVGMFTPKFEGVDSILLAAGILGATVMPHAIYLHSSLTQNRIVGVNEAEKKQIFKLEFIDIIIAMIIAGAVNLAMVIVSAALFFKNGLVVEDLDVAFQQFSHLAGPVTAISFGLGLLIAGLSSSSVGTMAGDVVMQGFINKRINLYLRRAITIIPPLAIIGFGVNPTKALVISQVVLSFGIAFALVPLVMFTSNRQIMGGLVNRKMTAALGWLISGLVVSLNLFLVYQMFV, from the coding sequence ATGCTAGAACAAACTTTAGTGGAAACACCACATATAGAACAACCACATATAAAACAACATAAAAACTCGATTTCAGCGCAAGCCGTTCTTAACGGGGAGACCAAAGGAATTAGAAGATTACTGCCTTTCTTAGGTCCAGCGTTTATCGCTGCGGTTGCTTATCTGGATCCAGGTAATTTTGCCACCAACATTACGGCGGGTTCAAAATATGGCTATCTCTTATTATGGGTCATTGTAGCCTCGAACTTAATGGCTGTTCTTATTCAGGCGTTGTCCGCTAAGCTTGGTATTGCTACAGGGAAGAACCTTCCGGAGATCGCTCATGATCGTTTCCCGAAGAGTGTATCGATCTTCTTATGGATTCAAAGTGAACTGGTAATAATAGCTACGGATCTGGCGGAGTTTATCGGGGCAGCATTAGGACTTTATTTATTGTTTGATATCCCTATGCTGCCTGCAGCAATGATCACTGCCGTGGGTTCTTTTGCTATCTTAGAGCTTCAGCGTAGGGGATACCGCTCACTTGAAGCCGGAATTGCTGCAATGATTCTTATTGTCGTTTTAGCCTTCGCCTTTCAAGTTATTGTAGCTAAACCGGATATGGGTGCGGTTGCTGTAGGCATGTTTACACCTAAGTTTGAAGGGGTGGACAGTATCCTTTTGGCTGCAGGAATTCTAGGCGCAACCGTGATGCCACACGCCATTTATCTACATTCATCACTTACTCAGAACCGCATCGTAGGGGTGAATGAAGCGGAGAAAAAACAAATTTTTAAATTGGAATTCATAGATATTATTATTGCGATGATTATTGCAGGTGCGGTTAATCTGGCGATGGTCATTGTCTCCGCGGCATTGTTTTTCAAAAATGGTCTTGTAGTTGAGGACCTGGATGTCGCGTTTCAGCAATTTAGTCACTTGGCTGGACCTGTAACGGCGATTTCGTTTGGCTTAGGACTACTTATCGCGGGACTATCGAGCTCTTCTGTAGGTACTATGGCTGGTGATGTGGTGATGCAAGGCTTTATCAACAAAAGAATTAATCTGTACTTACGCCGTGCGATTACGATTATTCCGCCATTGGCGATCATCGGTTTTGGTGTAAATCCAACGAAGGCACTCGTTATCAGTCAGGTGGTCTTATCCTTTGGGATTGCATTTGCTCTGGTACCACTGGTTATGTTTACTAGCAATCGTCAGATTATGGGCGGGTTAGTGAATCGTAAGATGACAGCTGCTCTCGGCTGGCTTATCTCCGGACTGGTTGTATCGTTAAATTTATTTTTGGTCTATCAAATGTTTGTATAA
- a CDS encoding glutamine--tRNA ligase/YqeY domain fusion protein, with product MNKPSEVVAGSYIDRFIQEELEAETYSRDICTRFPPEPNGYLHIGSAYAIDTNYTTAKKYGGKFHLRFDDTNPLKEDLEYVNAIIEDIEWMGYSPDHIFYGSDYSEKIYNSAVKLIRKGKAYVCDLSPEEVTAYRGTLTEPGRNSPYRERSVEENMKLFAEMRDGVYPTGARVLRAKIDMRSPNINLRDPVIYRIIHAEHYRTGNDWCVYPMYDFAHPIQDAIEGITHSLCSIEFKDHRPLYEWVLNELDTPEAPKQREFGRVNITGVVTSKRYIRQLVAGHYVDGWDDPRLPTLRGLRRRGFTPESIRNFVKEIGFVRHSTIVDIAMLEHSLRQDLKAKAPSVMAVLKPLKVVITNYPENQSEWLTIENNSEDKTLGDREVPFSRTLYIEQEDFMEEPPKGYHRLTIGNEVRLKGAYFIKCNEVIKDEATGEVMELRCTYDPRTKSGSGFNERKVKATIHWVSAEHAIKAEVHLYERLLKENDGPKEDDERWDAYLNPDSLMILKDCLLEPSMDSALPEDKYQFIRHGFFCVDKKHTTADKLVLNRIVPLKDTWKKNS from the coding sequence CCTAACGGATATTTGCATATTGGCAGTGCGTATGCCATTGACACGAATTATACAACTGCAAAAAAGTATGGCGGAAAGTTCCACTTGCGTTTCGATGACACGAATCCTTTAAAAGAGGATCTGGAATATGTAAATGCCATCATCGAAGATATTGAATGGATGGGCTACTCACCGGACCATATTTTCTATGGATCAGACTATTCAGAAAAAATTTACAATAGCGCAGTAAAGCTAATCCGAAAAGGAAAAGCCTATGTCTGCGATTTATCACCTGAAGAGGTGACAGCATATAGAGGGACGCTTACAGAGCCGGGAAGGAACAGTCCCTATCGGGAGCGTTCTGTGGAAGAAAATATGAAGTTATTCGCAGAGATGAGGGATGGCGTTTATCCTACGGGTGCCAGAGTATTACGCGCCAAAATAGATATGCGCTCACCGAATATCAACTTGCGTGATCCGGTGATTTATAGAATTATCCATGCGGAACATTATAGAACAGGCAACGATTGGTGCGTCTATCCGATGTACGATTTTGCACATCCTATACAAGATGCGATCGAAGGGATTACGCATTCCCTATGCTCCATTGAGTTTAAGGATCATCGGCCCCTGTATGAGTGGGTACTAAATGAGCTGGATACCCCCGAAGCTCCAAAGCAAAGGGAGTTTGGACGCGTAAACATCACCGGTGTCGTTACTAGCAAACGGTACATTAGACAATTGGTTGCAGGACATTATGTGGATGGTTGGGATGATCCAAGGCTTCCCACGCTTCGCGGACTTCGGAGAAGAGGTTTTACGCCGGAGAGTATTCGGAATTTTGTGAAAGAAATCGGATTTGTCCGACATAGCACCATTGTAGATATAGCCATGTTAGAGCATTCGCTTAGACAAGATTTGAAGGCGAAGGCACCTAGCGTAATGGCTGTTCTAAAGCCGCTAAAGGTGGTTATTACTAACTATCCCGAGAATCAAAGCGAATGGCTTACGATTGAGAATAACAGTGAAGATAAGACGCTTGGGGATAGAGAGGTTCCTTTTTCACGTACGCTTTATATTGAACAAGAGGATTTCATGGAGGAGCCGCCTAAAGGTTATCACAGGCTGACTATAGGGAATGAGGTAAGGTTAAAAGGTGCCTACTTCATTAAGTGCAATGAGGTGATCAAGGACGAAGCAACCGGAGAAGTGATGGAGCTTCGCTGTACCTATGATCCGAGAACGAAGAGTGGAAGTGGATTTAATGAACGTAAGGTCAAAGCGACCATCCACTGGGTATCGGCAGAACACGCAATCAAGGCGGAAGTTCATCTATATGAGCGGCTGCTAAAAGAGAATGACGGTCCTAAAGAAGACGATGAGCGCTGGGACGCGTATCTTAATCCAGATTCTTTAATGATTCTGAAGGATTGTTTGCTGGAGCCTTCCATGGATAGTGCACTTCCAGAAGATAAATATCAATTCATCCGCCATGGATTCTTTTGTGTGGATAAGAAGCATACGACAGCAGATAAGCTGGTACTGAACCGGATTGTACCGCTGAAGGATACATGGAAGAAGAATTCGTAA
- a CDS encoding ABC transporter permease: protein MRDQSLWQQLIYQLDIRREDLIHSMGVHMQLVLLSMLFAIIVGIALGIMITRVKPLKGVTLGAAGILQTIPSLAMLGFMIPLFGIGMKTAVVALFLYSLLPIIRNTYTGITDVDQSIVEAARGMGMKNWQILFRVQLPLALSVIMAGIRTAAVINVGTATLAAFIGAGGLGEFIFLGIQRNIEALTLLGAIPAAILALVLDYLLGLLERLTTPKGLKV from the coding sequence ATGAGAGATCAATCATTATGGCAACAGCTCATATATCAATTAGATATACGTAGGGAAGATTTGATTCATTCTATGGGCGTGCATATGCAACTTGTGCTCTTGTCCATGTTATTTGCAATTATTGTTGGCATTGCGCTAGGAATTATGATTACAAGGGTTAAACCTCTGAAAGGTGTTACGCTTGGTGCGGCTGGGATTCTTCAGACGATACCTAGTCTGGCGATGCTCGGATTTATGATTCCTCTATTCGGCATAGGGATGAAGACGGCGGTTGTAGCTTTATTTCTGTATTCACTGCTGCCAATTATCCGCAACACATACACCGGAATAACTGATGTGGACCAATCTATAGTGGAAGCGGCCCGGGGAATGGGTATGAAGAACTGGCAGATTCTATTCCGGGTCCAACTCCCTTTAGCTTTAAGTGTAATTATGGCAGGGATCCGTACTGCTGCAGTTATTAATGTCGGGACAGCAACACTGGCAGCCTTTATCGGTGCTGGCGGATTGGGTGAATTTATTTTCCTGGGTATTCAACGGAACATCGAAGCTCTAACCTTACTTGGAGCTATTCCGGCCGCGATTCTTGCACTCGTACTGGATTATCTACTCGGATTGCTCGAACGCCTTACGACTCCAAAGGGATTGAAAGTATAA
- a CDS encoding glycine betaine ABC transporter substrate-binding protein encodes MKIPKLMTGVLTTVLMGALLAGCGGGNNNAAAGNSGEITIGSKNFTENVLLAHMMADLIEDKTDIKVKRQMNLGGSNVAWSALENNNIQLYPDYTGTIVANYYQEKTGNSEESLAKTRELLKKDGLAFLDPFGINNTYTLAVSRETAEKYNLKTFSDLAKVSGEMVLGVEFEFLDREDGYPGIQKLYGMDFKQSKGMDHGIMYRSIDDGETDVTNAYATDAQIKVHDLVILQDDKEFFPPYDAGPIIRQETLDKYPELEGILNQLNGQISDEEMQQLNAEVDVDALKEEDVARNFLIKKGLIEG; translated from the coding sequence ATGAAAATTCCAAAATTGATGACAGGCGTTTTAACTACAGTATTAATGGGGGCGCTACTTGCTGGATGTGGTGGCGGGAATAATAACGCTGCTGCTGGTAACAGTGGAGAAATCACAATTGGCTCCAAAAACTTCACGGAGAATGTTCTACTCGCTCATATGATGGCAGATCTGATAGAAGATAAAACAGATATCAAAGTGAAGCGCCAGATGAACTTGGGAGGCTCTAATGTAGCTTGGAGTGCACTTGAGAATAATAACATTCAGCTATATCCGGATTACACCGGTACCATTGTAGCTAATTACTATCAGGAGAAGACAGGAAACTCCGAGGAATCGTTGGCTAAAACAAGAGAACTGCTTAAAAAAGATGGACTGGCCTTTCTGGATCCATTCGGCATAAATAATACCTACACTTTAGCTGTTAGTCGCGAAACGGCTGAGAAGTACAATCTAAAGACCTTCAGCGATTTGGCGAAAGTATCTGGAGAAATGGTTCTTGGCGTAGAGTTCGAGTTCTTGGATCGTGAGGACGGATACCCTGGTATCCAAAAACTCTACGGTATGGACTTCAAGCAGAGCAAAGGAATGGACCATGGTATCATGTACCGTTCGATCGACGATGGGGAAACTGATGTAACCAATGCATATGCAACGGATGCGCAAATTAAAGTACATGATCTGGTGATTCTGCAGGATGATAAGGAATTCTTCCCTCCTTATGATGCAGGACCGATTATTCGTCAGGAAACGCTAGATAAATACCCTGAACTAGAGGGTATCTTAAATCAATTGAACGGACAGATCAGTGATGAAGAAATGCAACAATTGAACGCAGAAGTTGATGTGGATGCACTCAAGGAAGAGGATGTAGCTCGTAATTTCCTGATCAAGAAGGGATTAATAGAAGGTTAA
- a CDS encoding DUF2933 domain-containing protein, producing the protein MNWSWLITLICPLMMIFMMFGLGGKHGHGHGSRKQASPDYQELQKELNELKTQNEQMRRDIQSLTP; encoded by the coding sequence ATGAATTGGTCTTGGTTAATTACATTGATCTGCCCTTTAATGATGATATTTATGATGTTTGGACTGGGCGGGAAGCATGGACACGGGCATGGGTCGAGAAAGCAAGCGTCACCTGATTATCAGGAGCTTCAGAAAGAATTGAATGAGCTGAAAACGCAGAATGAACAAATGAGAAGAGATATTCAAAGTCTCACACCATAA
- a CDS encoding TIR domain-containing protein, protein MTKPKLFIGSSRESIRYARAIHEQLKRDAEVHPWYANAFRANEYTMEALERNLDESDFAVFVFSPDDVAKIRGKFYYVTRDNTGFEMGLFWARLRRSRVFCLVPDQVTARDDLIPGENVEEYHLLSDLSGITSLEYEVHHDNPTAAVDVSCGKIIDSIQERGRFRDPVKDLEQLKIELRRKESILHFFWQYNSNVTISENGEKYHALSEAIRNSFLPPKHCRVIGAAIWQAQEQETLVQVGGNVGRGHSYPLSVTRGNEKRPSVVDAFLSSKWTFFQRTEVAEVYILCYPLGKKHVLSVHFSGSDGLSADDLKAVVGHNQDLFRTINHLVGEDSA, encoded by the coding sequence GTGACTAAACCAAAGCTATTCATTGGATCTTCCAGGGAATCCATACGTTATGCAAGAGCGATTCATGAGCAGCTAAAGAGGGATGCTGAAGTTCATCCTTGGTATGCCAATGCCTTTCGAGCGAATGAATATACAATGGAGGCACTGGAGCGAAATTTGGATGAGAGCGATTTTGCTGTATTTGTGTTCTCGCCAGATGATGTTGCCAAAATACGCGGTAAATTTTATTATGTGACACGTGATAATACGGGGTTTGAAATGGGTTTATTCTGGGCTAGATTACGGCGTAGCCGCGTATTTTGTCTAGTGCCTGATCAGGTGACTGCCCGTGATGATTTAATCCCTGGAGAGAATGTTGAAGAGTACCATCTGTTGTCTGATTTATCAGGAATTACATCTCTAGAGTATGAAGTGCATCATGATAATCCTACAGCTGCTGTAGATGTGAGCTGTGGTAAGATTATTGATAGTATTCAAGAGCGTGGTAGATTCCGGGACCCGGTTAAAGATTTAGAGCAGCTAAAGATAGAATTAAGGCGCAAAGAAAGTATCCTTCATTTCTTTTGGCAATATAATAGTAATGTGACCATCTCCGAAAATGGAGAGAAGTATCACGCACTCAGCGAGGCGATACGCAATTCCTTTTTACCTCCGAAGCATTGTCGTGTAATCGGTGCAGCGATTTGGCAGGCTCAAGAGCAGGAGACTCTTGTTCAGGTCGGAGGGAATGTTGGGCGTGGTCACTCTTACCCCCTGTCTGTAACGAGAGGGAATGAGAAGCGGCCTAGTGTGGTGGATGCATTTTTATCGAGCAAATGGACTTTTTTTCAACGAACAGAAGTTGCAGAGGTATATATCCTATGCTATCCTCTAGGTAAGAAACATGTTCTTTCCGTACATTTTTCAGGGAGTGATGGGTTATCTGCGGATGATCTTAAGGCGGTAGTTGGGCATAATCAGGATTTATTCCGTACCATCAATCATTTAGTAGGGGAGGATTCAGCATGA
- a CDS encoding TrkA C-terminal domain-containing protein, translating to MSMQEISGYKSIALDIAQRIVSGEFPVQSKLSGRSLLAGQYHVSPETIRKAMGLLKDENIVFVSQGKEIIVISDQKAYEYITRNNYLKSVYSLKEDLQQLLLEKKKLDSKFEKLLTGIIEASDRMKNLKPYHPEEITIHEQSHVVGKTIGTLQFWQNTGATIIALRRGANVTISPGPHVILRENDVLVAVGDEKMYQRTEQFINKNAENHL from the coding sequence ATGTCCATGCAGGAAATATCCGGTTATAAGTCTATAGCCCTTGATATTGCACAAAGAATTGTAAGCGGGGAATTCCCCGTACAGAGTAAGCTTTCGGGGCGTTCTCTATTAGCAGGCCAGTACCATGTTTCTCCTGAGACGATCCGTAAAGCTATGGGATTATTGAAGGATGAGAATATAGTATTTGTCTCGCAGGGGAAAGAGATTATTGTCATCTCTGATCAAAAGGCGTATGAGTATATCACTAGAAATAATTATTTGAAATCAGTTTATTCACTGAAAGAGGATCTACAGCAATTGTTGCTGGAAAAGAAGAAGCTCGACAGCAAATTTGAGAAGCTGCTCACTGGAATTATCGAGGCGTCAGACCGGATGAAGAATTTGAAACCTTATCACCCGGAAGAAATTACAATCCATGAACAATCACATGTGGTCGGTAAAACCATTGGCACACTACAATTTTGGCAGAATACAGGGGCTACTATTATAGCGCTTCGCCGAGGGGCGAACGTAACAATCTCCCCAGGTCCGCATGTCATACTCAGAGAAAATGATGTACTTGTAGCAGTTGGTGATGAGAAAATGTACCAAAGAACAGAGCAATTTATTAATAAAAATGCTGAGAATCATTTATAA